The Haploplasma axanthum region GGCAATTTTTTTGTATAAAAATGCCCATAAACCGGAATTAAAGTTAACAGTTTACTTTTAGTATCATGGAGGTCTTTAATCTTTAAAATTTCAAATGAACCAAAATACTGTGTTAGTAGTGCTGTAAAAACTACTATTACTATTAATAATATTATTAATGTCATTTTTTAGTCCTCCTTAAATGCTCTTGTTCTTGATAAGTTCCACGCAGTTACTGATCCAACTACTAGAAATACAAGTACAGAAAACACTGAAGCCATGTTATAAACACTATAATCCACCGTTAGTTTATACATCCACGAAATTAATATGTCGGTTGATCCGGCATAACCTCGTGATGCTAATCCACTATTCGGTCCACCGCCGGTAATAAAGTAAATAACCCCAAAGTTATTAAAATTCCCCGAGAATGACATTATCAGTATGGGGGCGGTTGAATATAAAACTAATGGTATCGTAATTTTAGTGAGTTTTTGTAACCCTGTTGCTCCATCAATATCTGCAGCTTCATATAGATTCTTATCAATTGCAGTCATAATACCAGTCATTAACGCCATAAAGTATGGGAATCCTAACCAAATATTAACTACAACTAATGTTGCTCTCACGAATGTAATATTATAAGGATTTGTAAACCATTGAATATTATCATTACCTAGCCAGAAAAATTTTACAAAACCACTAACTTCCGAATATGATTTTCCTAATATTCCAATATTTGTAAATAAATCATAAACACCAATATTCATTAGCAATTGATTAATAAAGCCAGTTTCTTTAAACATAACTGAAAATACCATTTGAGATAATAATGCTGGAATCGCCCATGGTAAGATTAAAATTGTTCTCCATAGTTTTCGAAAAACTACTTTTTCACTATTTAATATTAACGCTTGAATGAATCCACCAAAGAAAACTGTAAAGGTTGATAAAACTGCCCAAACTATTGTCCAACCTAAAACACTCCAGAATGCTTTACCAAATGATGCACCTAATCCAGTGTTAAAATTAAATAATGCAATAAAGTTCTCAAATCCAACATAACTAAAGTTTTCAACCATTGATTGATTACCTTTAATTGAAGTAAATGCAATTAAAAATCCAAATAAAATTGGCATTATTGAAATAAATGCTAATACAAAAACAGCTGGTGATAATACAATATATTCAAAACCATTTTCCCAAACTGATTTAAAGTATTTACGATCATTTTCAACTTCTTCTTGGAGTCGTTTTTGTTCTGACACTTTATATGCATCTTTTATCGACCATACCATAAATATAATGAAGAATAATGATAATAAGACAGCTATCAATCCTTCAATAAGTAACATAGTTGATATATGTCCTTGAATTGGAATACTTTCAACTAAATTGATATATTGATTTAAATTATCTGTTGAATTAGCATCTCCAATCATTGCATTACTTAATGCCATATAACTTGTATAATTTTGCTTCTTAGCACTTCCAAGTGTAACAACAGACCAGTATCCTTTTACAAACATTCCTGCTCGATCATAAAAGAAATTATTATAATATTTTATAAATTCTTCTTTAACTTCCGGATTTATTTCAAAACTTATCATTAACATTAATCTTTCAAAATCTGTTGATGTGTATTGATTTCCTGGAACTAAAAAAGTTGATTGCATCATTTTTTTAAATGTCTTCATTATTGTTGAATCATTATATTGCATTCTATAACCATTATGAACAAGTGCTGGTTCATAATATTCATATATAGTTTTATCATTTATATACATTGGTCCTAAAACTGTTACTTTAGTTAACGTATTTTCCGGACTTGAGTATATCAAATTATCATTTTGATTCAATAATAAATACTTAGTATTTTGTTCTATTTTCCCATCTTCAACAACTTTTTCAATAACTCTTAGATAATAGTTATTATCACTACCTTTATAAAAATCATTTTTCTTTTCAATAGTAATTAAATCTTTATTATCTTTTAAAACTGATGGATTTTCTATTTTTTTATCTGTTAATAAGTTTGTTTCAACATATTCTTTCTCATTAACGCCTTCATCTGTTACTATTTGTTTTTCAACGTAAAATTTATTTGTTAATGAATCTAAATACAACACTTCATTTGTTCTTAAATAATTAAAGCCATCCAAATTGAAATCTTCAGAATGAATTACTTCGTTTGTTGTTAGATTTGTATACTTCTTAAAACTTGTTCTTTTAAATTCTTCAGCAAAAAATCTAATTGCTTCTTTCTCAGTGAAATTCTTTTCTGTTCCGTTTAAAGGAATCATTTCACCATTAACTTCAGCAAAAACAACTCCTATTTCTGTCAAAAAGTTTTCAAAGTTTTCATTTTTAAAACTTGCTTTTTCTGATGCTTTAGCATCATTTAAATATTGATAGTAAACGAATGGCATTCTTTCAAACCAAGAATCTCCAAAATCTTCTCCCGGAATTTTACTAAATGCTAATTCATTATCAAAACTTTCTTTATAGAAATATTTACTTGTTGCAAGTTCGATTGTAATAAAACTTGCAAATATAACAAAAAAGAACAATGCTTTAATAAACTGTTTATTAAATAATTGACCTAATCCCCATATAAATCCTGATGCTATAGCTTTTAAATAACTTTTTGTTTTCATTATTTCGCCCTCTCCTCAAAAAAACGAAATGAAGCAGCAGATATTTCTACTGCTTTCATTTCATATATAATTATTATTATGCACCTAGTCCAGCTTTTGTTTTATATGAAGCTTCTGCTTCTTTTAATGCATCTAAAATTGGTTTATTATTATTCCAAATTTCTTTTACTAATGTTTCTGCTGGTTCCCAATAATAAGTTACTTGAGGAATTGTTGGCATTGGAACGGCATTTTCTAATTGCTTAGACATTGCCATCATTGCTTGATCTTCTAAAACACCGTCAATATTTGCAAGCAATTCATTTTTTAAGGCTGGTAATTTTGATTTATATTCAAATTGAAGTTGCATTGCAATATCTGAACTTAAGAATTCAACAAATTTAATTGCATCTTCTTTATTCTTAGAATATTTATACACGGCAGCCATAACTGCTCCAGCAAATGGTTTTGTTTCTTTACCATTAATTGTTGGAAGTTGTGCTACGCCAAAGTCAATTTTCTTATTTTTAAACCCTTCCATATTCCATGGTCCACCAATTACATAAGGGATTTTACCTTCTTCAAATAACGTTGCTCCATTGATAGAATCATGTGTTCCGTTACCTGTTGTTATTGGTTTTAACTGTTCTTTTAACCACGTCATTCCATCACTTAAACTTTCAAACCCAACTGATGATGGATTATTTAAACTTGGTCCAAATGGAGTCCAATCAAATGCCGAATAAATATGTTGCATGAAATAACTATCAGCCCAGTGATTACTAATTCCTAAATAATAGTTTCCTAATTGTGCATTAGTTGATGTTCCACCTTGAACAACTGTTGAATTCCAAGTTTTTGCTTGTTCTATTAATTCCTCATAAGTTGTTACAGGTTCACCAGTAACTAATTTTTTATTATAGTATAGTCCAATTGATTCTAACGACATTGGAACTGCATATAATCTTTCTACGGCATTTGGATTACTTGGATCAAATGAACCTGTTGATTCATCATATTTTAAAGTTGCAATACTTGTTCCAAGTTCATGTGCACGTTCTTTAATTTTTGTTGCAGTTGCTGTTGGTAGAGGAAAAACTAAATCTTCTAAAACAGCTTGTGCTAAATGATCATGTGGAAATTGGAATACATCGGCACCATTTCCTGAAGGTCCAAAAGTCTTTAGATGCTCTCTGGCATCAACAGAACCTTTATGTTGATGTTCAACAATTATGTTTGGATATAATTTATTAAACTCCTTAATAACTGCTTCCATATAATCTCCAGCCTCATCATCAATCCATACTCTAATTACTGATTTTTTTGCTTTTGATTCTGAGAAGTCAACTTCTTCTCCATTCTTACCTACTTTTTCTTTACATGAGACTAAAAAGAGGGCTCCAACAAATACTAAAAATATACTTAATGCTTTTTTCATGTTAATTAACCTCACTTAATCTTTCTTGTTACTCTAAATGTGAATTTTTCTTGTGCAATATTTCCCCAAGCATCTTCAACTTGAACCATAATTACATAATCACCTTCAATATTTGTGTTAAGTTTTGAAAATTCACCACTTGGAACATAAAAATGTTGTGTTAAATCGCCATCACGATTGTCTGTTACCATAATAATCGGGAATTTATTTTGATCAAACTTTTTATTCCAAGCAATTTCAATAATTCTATCTGCTTCAGCTACACCAGAGAAATTAGGTGAAACAAATCTAATTACTGGTTTTTCTCTATCCAAATCAAGCTCTAATTCTGCTTCTCTTGGTGTTTCTAAATCTCCATCATTAAAGAAAACTTTGTATCGTTTATTAATATCTAAATCATTTTTTAAAGTAATAACAAAATCCTTCAATGTCTTGTTTGATGTTCCTTTTGCATAGTCAACACTTTCAAATGCAATTTCTTCACCATATGTTTCAGTAGTAGCATCTACTGCTGATGTTATTTCTTTAATTTTAAACCAGCTTTTAATTTTATTATCTGCTGCTAGTTTTTCATCATCAGTTTCGGCTAATACATATAGGTTTTGTAACTCTTGATTTGTTTGAACAATTACTGTTCTTTTATCTATTGCATATGTTCCACTTGCCTCTTTACCTTGAGCCTTAGGAGTAAATCCTACTAATTCAAATGCGAATGCTTCTTTTCTAAATGATTCAGGATTATTCACCCAAACATTATTCATTGTTGTATTATTATTTCCTTTGTTTACAACATATACAAAATCTAATTGACCTGTAGCTTTTTTATTTTCAATATACGCTGCGTTGTCTTCTGTATTTGGTTTAATATCCCCTGTTTTTTTACTGTTGTCACCATCTCCATAGTATAAAAGTGCAACTGGCTCTTTTTCTAAATCTTCATAATATAAAATCCCAGCTTTAATGAATGTTCCAACTGTTGATTTTCCTGCATTGTTAAAAATCTTCAAAGGATTATTCCATCCCACAGCATTACTTGATGCTTCAAAACCATCACTATGAACTCCTAAGTTTTCTTCATAACTATTAGTTGGATCATAATAAACAATAACTATTCCTTGCTTATCAGGATTTGCAACAATATATGTTGATTCCCCATCTGCATCTTTTTCTTCATTTGTTCTTGTATTACTTCCTTCGAAAACATAAATATGAACTGTTTTATCAGCAACAACTACAGAATTTTGAATCTCGTGATTTGCATATTTTCTACTCCAGTTTTGCACTTCGGTTTCTTGACCTACATTATCAAAACCAACTGCTTGAAATCCCATTGAACCTTCACTTCTAACTGGAACATCATTCAATTCCCAGAAAATTCCAAAATCATCTGTTTTTGTTTTTTCACTTAATGCTGTTGGTCCTTTAATACCTTCTGCCCAAGTATCAGCTCCAATTCCCCACGTATTTAAGCCGACATCTTCGTATTCACCATCTAATTTTTGAAAATGAATAACTAAATTACCTTTACCTTCGGCTCTTACACTAACTGTTTGTACTAGTAAAACTGATGATATCGCCATCAATAAAACACATAAAAACTTTTTCATTTTTTCCTCCTTTTGTATGAGATCAAGTTTGATATCTCATTTTGACATCTTGATAATATCATATTATAAGTCTTAATGTAAACGCTTTATCACTTTTTCTTCTTTGCAACCGGTTTCATAATACATATATGGGAATATCAATTTTTTAAAGTTTTTTTTATGATATTATTATGGCATAACAGGAGGTTAAAATGAAAAAGATACTATGTAGTTTTATGTTGTTAATTATGAGTATTTTTATGGTTACTACTCATATTTATGCTTTATCTAATGATATTGAAATAATTAGAATTCATTATTTTAGATATGACAAAAAATATGACGGTTTTAACATATGGCTTTGGGAAAGCGAACCAACAAGTAGTGGAGGAATTCAATTTGATTTTTCAAATACAAACGTTGATGAGTATGGAGCTTGGATAGATATTGATTTTAAAACTAACTATCCATCAGCAACCAAATTAGGTATAATAATAAAAAAAGGAGGATGGGACGGATACCGTGAAATAGGAGGAGACCGTTTCATAGATTTGAGCAAAATGGAAATAAAAAACAAAAAAGGAAATGTATATACTGTTCAAGATGATATTCAAATTGGTTTAAGTGATAATGATTTAGCAAATAATATTCCAGATTATAGCCCTAAAATATTATCAGCTTCTTTTACTAATAATAAAGAAATAGTAATTCAAACTAGCAATCAAATAAATTCATACAATTTTTACAAGAATAACGTTATTCTTCAAAGCGGTACCAATCAATCAATTAATTTCAAAATCACACTTAACGAACCTATTGATTTATTAAGCAGTTATAGTATTGAAGTTGTTTTTGATGATAATACAACATCAAGAAGAAATATTTCAATTCAAAATCTTTATGATACGAAAGAATTCGAAGATGCATTCACATATAATGATGCTTTAGGTTATATTTATTCACAAAATAAAACTATTTTCAGGTTATGGGCTCCACTGAGCGAAAAAGTTACATTAAATCTTTAT contains the following coding sequences:
- a CDS encoding carbohydrate ABC transporter permease; the protein is MKTKSYLKAIASGFIWGLGQLFNKQFIKALFFFVIFASFITIELATSKYFYKESFDNELAFSKIPGEDFGDSWFERMPFVYYQYLNDAKASEKASFKNENFENFLTEIGVVFAEVNGEMIPLNGTEKNFTEKEAIRFFAEEFKRTSFKKYTNLTTNEVIHSEDFNLDGFNYLRTNEVLYLDSLTNKFYVEKQIVTDEGVNEKEYVETNLLTDKKIENPSVLKDNKDLITIEKKNDFYKGSDNNYYLRVIEKVVEDGKIEQNTKYLLLNQNDNLIYSSPENTLTKVTVLGPMYINDKTIYEYYEPALVHNGYRMQYNDSTIMKTFKKMMQSTFLVPGNQYTSTDFERLMLMISFEINPEVKEEFIKYYNNFFYDRAGMFVKGYWSVVTLGSAKKQNYTSYMALSNAMIGDANSTDNLNQYINLVESIPIQGHISTMLLIEGLIAVLLSLFFIIFMVWSIKDAYKVSEQKRLQEEVENDRKYFKSVWENGFEYIVLSPAVFVLAFISIMPILFGFLIAFTSIKGNQSMVENFSYVGFENFIALFNFNTGLGASFGKAFWSVLGWTIVWAVLSTFTVFFGGFIQALILNSEKVVFRKLWRTILILPWAIPALLSQMVFSVMFKETGFINQLLMNIGVYDLFTNIGILGKSYSEVSGFVKFFWLGNDNIQWFTNPYNITFVRATLVVVNIWLGFPYFMALMTGIMTAIDKNLYEAADIDGATGLQKLTKITIPLVLYSTAPILIMSFSGNFNNFGVIYFITGGGPNSGLASRGYAGSTDILISWMYKLTVDYSVYNMASVFSVLVFLVVGSVTAWNLSRTRAFKED
- a CDS encoding sugar ABC transporter substrate-binding protein, encoding MKKALSIFLVFVGALFLVSCKEKVGKNGEEVDFSESKAKKSVIRVWIDDEAGDYMEAVIKEFNKLYPNIIVEHQHKGSVDAREHLKTFGPSGNGADVFQFPHDHLAQAVLEDLVFPLPTATATKIKERAHELGTSIATLKYDESTGSFDPSNPNAVERLYAVPMSLESIGLYYNKKLVTGEPVTTYEELIEQAKTWNSTVVQGGTSTNAQLGNYYLGISNHWADSYFMQHIYSAFDWTPFGPSLNNPSSVGFESLSDGMTWLKEQLKPITTGNGTHDSINGATLFEEGKIPYVIGGPWNMEGFKNKKIDFGVAQLPTINGKETKPFAGAVMAAVYKYSKNKEDAIKFVEFLSSDIAMQLQFEYKSKLPALKNELLANIDGVLEDQAMMAMSKQLENAVPMPTIPQVTYYWEPAETLVKEIWNNNKPILDALKEAEASYKTKAGLGA
- a CDS encoding pullulanase-associated domain-containing protein, whose product is MKKFLCVLLMAISSVLLVQTVSVRAEGKGNLVIHFQKLDGEYEDVGLNTWGIGADTWAEGIKGPTALSEKTKTDDFGIFWELNDVPVRSEGSMGFQAVGFDNVGQETEVQNWSRKYANHEIQNSVVVADKTVHIYVFEGSNTRTNEEKDADGESTYIVANPDKQGIVIVYYDPTNSYEENLGVHSDGFEASSNAVGWNNPLKIFNNAGKSTVGTFIKAGILYYEDLEKEPVALLYYGDGDNSKKTGDIKPNTEDNAAYIENKKATGQLDFVYVVNKGNNNTTMNNVWVNNPESFRKEAFAFELVGFTPKAQGKEASGTYAIDKRTVIVQTNQELQNLYVLAETDDEKLAADNKIKSWFKIKEITSAVDATTETYGEEIAFESVDYAKGTSNKTLKDFVITLKNDLDINKRYKVFFNDGDLETPREAELELDLDREKPVIRFVSPNFSGVAEADRIIEIAWNKKFDQNKFPIIMVTDNRDGDLTQHFYVPSGEFSKLNTNIEGDYVIMVQVEDAWGNIAQEKFTFRVTRKIK